From a single Populus trichocarpa isolate Nisqually-1 chromosome 17, P.trichocarpa_v4.1, whole genome shotgun sequence genomic region:
- the LOC18106772 gene encoding switch 2 isoform X1, protein MSLLTSFKALKEILKPCSNLSTTTSSSSSSSLTQPSFSQEPEPALTISRKPPKSSLSKQLQRLGEPFRPLSQQNGSLNARTQQPQNSQGLRNEAQVVKSEDRQEEEEKEREFEDLGRTKLGQFQFEHTGPFEPLVLSLLGEVPVIRVPASINCRLLEHQREGVKFLYKLYLDNHGGVLGDDMGLGKTIQTIAFLAAIFEKDEESGESITLKGNQVGKKGPVLIICPTSVIHNWESEFSRWASFSVSLYHGTNRDLILEKLKAGGVEILITSFDTYRIHGSILSEVDWEVVIVDEAHRLKNEKSKLYLACLEIKTRKRIGLTGTVMQNKIIELFNLLDWVAPGSLGSREHFREFYDEPLKHGQRSTAPESFVRKADKRKEHLVSVLCKYMLRRTKEETIGHLMMGKEDNVVFCSMSELQRRVYRSMLQLPDIQCLVNKDLPCSCGSPLKQVECCKRIVPDGIIWPYLHRDNPEGCDSCPYCLVLPCLVKLQQISNHLELIKPNPRDEPDKQKKDAEFASAVFGADVDLVGGNAQSENFMGLSDVKHCGKMQALEKLMFSWASRGDKILLFSYSVRMLDILEKFLIRKGHSFSRLDGSTPTNLRQSLVDDFNSSPSKQVFLISTRAGGLGLNLVSANRVVIFDPNWNPAQDLQAQDRSFRFGQKRHVVVFRLLAAGSFEELVYSRQVYKQQLSNIAVSGKIENRYFEGVQDCKEFQGELFGICNLFRDLSDKLFTSEIIELHEKQGKGDGQCSTTMQELPELGTCFLHPDQAAVTTSSACETSDNGNHESVTRKKPVLEELGILYTHRNEDIVNIGPGIRKNTEESIPGKDSINNPPVKRRRKPDDVGGKRNDLPSKDWKKIQYSLLAQFMGMGEVEFSKWVLSATTSERENALRDYKKRKEKMPDG, encoded by the exons ATGTCTCTTCTCACGAGTTTCAAGGCCTTGAAAGAAATCCTTAAACCCTGCTCAAATCTTTCAAcaacaacatcatcatcatcctcttcttctttaacaCAGCCATCATTCTCCCAAGAACCAGAACCAGCACTAACCATCTCAAGAAAGCCACCAAAATCCTCTCTTTCAAAGCAACTCCAACGTCTTGGAGAACCTTTTCGTCCTTTATCACAACAGAATGGCTCACTAAATGCAAGAACTCAACAACCCCAGAATTCACAAGGGCTTAGAAATGAAGCCCAAGTTGTAAAATCTGAAGATAGGcaggaagaagaggagaaggagAGGGAGTTTGAGGATCTTGGGAGAACTAAATTGGGTCAGTTTCAGTTTGAACATACTGGACCCTTTGAGCCACTAGTCCTTTCTTTGCTTGGAGAGGTTCCTGTCATACGG GTTCCTGCTTCTATTAACTGCAGGTTGCTTGAACATCAAAGGGAGGgagtaaaatttttatataagcTATACCTAGACAACCATGGAGGTGTTCTTGGTGATGACAT GGGACTAGGCAAGACCATTCAGACAATTGCTTTCCTGGCTGCTATCTttgaaaaagatgaagaatccgGTGAGTCCATAACATTAAAGGGAAACCAAGTAGGTAAAAAAGGCCCTGTCCTTATAATTTGCCCCACTTCTGTTATCCACAATTGGGAAAGTGAATTCTCTAGATGGGCAAGCTTTAGTGTTTCTCTTTACCATGGGACAAACCGTGATTTGATACTTGAGAAACTGAAAGCTGGTGGAGTTGAGATACTGATTACCAGTTTTGACACGTACAGAATTCATGGCAGCATTTTGTCAGAGGTGGATTGGGAGGTTGTGATTGTTGATGAGGCGCATCGGCTTAAAAATGAAAAGTCAAAATTATATCTAGCATGTTTAGAAATTAAAACGAGAAAACGTATTGGTCTCACAGGAACTGTTATGcagaataaaattattgagcTGTTTAATCTCCTTGATTGGGTTGCTCCCGGGTCTCTGGGATCAAGGGAACACTTTCGAGAGTTTTATGATGAACCTCTCAAgcatggccaaaggtcaactgCACCTGAAAGTTTTGTCCGGAAAGCTGATAAGCGCAAAGAGCACCTAGTGTCAGTTCTTTGTAAGTACATGCTTAGAAGGACAAAGGAGGAGACCATTGGACATCTTATGATGGGAAAGGAAGACAATGTTGTGTTCTGTTCCATGAGTGAATTGCAAAGGCGGGTTTATAGGAGCATGTTGCAACTGCCAGACATCCAGTGCCTTGTAAATAAGGATCTTCCATGTAGTTGTGGCAGCCCTCTAAAACAGGTGGAATGCTGCAAAAGGATTGTGCCAGATGGAATTATATGGCCCTACCTTCATAGGGATAACCCTGAAGGTTGTGATTCGTGCCCCTATTGCCTTGTTCTTCCTTGCCTTGTGAAACTCCAACAG ATAAGCAATCACCTCGAGCTGATTAAGCCTAACCCTAGGGATGAACCGGATAAACAGAAGAAGGATGCAGAGTTTGCCTCTGCTGTCTTTGGTGCTGATGTAGATTTGGTGGGAGGAAATGCCCAAAGTGAAAATTTCATGGGCTTGAGCGATGTCAAACATTGTGGGAAAATGCAAGCATTAGAAAAGTTAATGTTTTCCTGGGCTTCACGAGGTGACAAAATTCTTCTCTTCAGCTATTCTGTCAG GATGCTGGACATACTGGAAAAATTTCTGATACGCAAAGGGCATAGCTTCTCGAGACTTGATGGTTCTACTCCAACTAACTTGCGTCAATCTTTGGTTGATGACTTCAACTCTAGTCCAAGCAAACAG gTGTTCCTTATATCAACTCGAGCTGGTGGGCTTGGATTGAATCTTGTCAGCGCAAATCGCGTAGTTATATTTGATCCAAACTGGAATCCTGCCCAAGACTTGCAGGCCCAAGACAGGTCGTTTCGTTTTGGACAGAAGCGGCATGTTGTGGTTTTCCGCCTTCTTGCAGCTGGTTCTTTTGAGGAACTTGTTTATTCCCGTCAAGTGTACAAACAGCAGCTGTCAAATATTGCTGTTTCAGGGAAGATAGAAAACCGGTATTTTGAAGGCGTTCAG GATTGCAAAGAATTTCAGGGTGAGCTTTTTGGTATTTGCAATCTGTTCCGTGATCTATCTGATAAGCTTTTTACCAGTGAAATCATTGAACTACATGAGAAACAGGGAAAGGGTGATGGACAATGCTCTACTACAATGCAAGAGTTGCCTGAACTTGGGACCTGTTTCCTTCATCCTGACCAAGCAGCTGTAACAACTTCATCAGCATGCGAAACCAGTGACAATGGGAATCATGAGAGTGTTACAAGGAAGAAACCTGTTCTTGAAGAGTTAG GTATTCTTTACACTCATCGGAACGAGGACATTGTCAATATTGGACCTGGAATTAGAAAGAACACAGAAGAAAGCATCCCTGGTAAAGATAGCATAAACAACCCTCCTGTTAAGCGGCGAAGGAAACCAGATGATGTAGGTGGGAAAAGGAATGATTTGCCATCCAAGGATTGGAAAAAGATCCAATATAGTCTCCTTGCTCAGTTCATGGGAATGGGGGAGGTTGAATTTAGCAAATGGGTTCTATCAGCAACCACTTCAGAGAGAGAAAATGCGCTTCGGGACTACaagaagaggaaggagaagatGCCTGATGGTTGA
- the LOC18106772 gene encoding switch 2 isoform X2, translating to MGLGKTIQTIAFLAAIFEKDEESGESITLKGNQVGKKGPVLIICPTSVIHNWESEFSRWASFSVSLYHGTNRDLILEKLKAGGVEILITSFDTYRIHGSILSEVDWEVVIVDEAHRLKNEKSKLYLACLEIKTRKRIGLTGTVMQNKIIELFNLLDWVAPGSLGSREHFREFYDEPLKHGQRSTAPESFVRKADKRKEHLVSVLCKYMLRRTKEETIGHLMMGKEDNVVFCSMSELQRRVYRSMLQLPDIQCLVNKDLPCSCGSPLKQVECCKRIVPDGIIWPYLHRDNPEGCDSCPYCLVLPCLVKLQQISNHLELIKPNPRDEPDKQKKDAEFASAVFGADVDLVGGNAQSENFMGLSDVKHCGKMQALEKLMFSWASRGDKILLFSYSVRMLDILEKFLIRKGHSFSRLDGSTPTNLRQSLVDDFNSSPSKQVFLISTRAGGLGLNLVSANRVVIFDPNWNPAQDLQAQDRSFRFGQKRHVVVFRLLAAGSFEELVYSRQVYKQQLSNIAVSGKIENRYFEGVQDCKEFQGELFGICNLFRDLSDKLFTSEIIELHEKQGKGDGQCSTTMQELPELGTCFLHPDQAAVTTSSACETSDNGNHESVTRKKPVLEELGILYTHRNEDIVNIGPGIRKNTEESIPGKDSINNPPVKRRRKPDDVGGKRNDLPSKDWKKIQYSLLAQFMGMGEVEFSKWVLSATTSERENALRDYKKRKEKMPDG from the exons AT GGGACTAGGCAAGACCATTCAGACAATTGCTTTCCTGGCTGCTATCTttgaaaaagatgaagaatccgGTGAGTCCATAACATTAAAGGGAAACCAAGTAGGTAAAAAAGGCCCTGTCCTTATAATTTGCCCCACTTCTGTTATCCACAATTGGGAAAGTGAATTCTCTAGATGGGCAAGCTTTAGTGTTTCTCTTTACCATGGGACAAACCGTGATTTGATACTTGAGAAACTGAAAGCTGGTGGAGTTGAGATACTGATTACCAGTTTTGACACGTACAGAATTCATGGCAGCATTTTGTCAGAGGTGGATTGGGAGGTTGTGATTGTTGATGAGGCGCATCGGCTTAAAAATGAAAAGTCAAAATTATATCTAGCATGTTTAGAAATTAAAACGAGAAAACGTATTGGTCTCACAGGAACTGTTATGcagaataaaattattgagcTGTTTAATCTCCTTGATTGGGTTGCTCCCGGGTCTCTGGGATCAAGGGAACACTTTCGAGAGTTTTATGATGAACCTCTCAAgcatggccaaaggtcaactgCACCTGAAAGTTTTGTCCGGAAAGCTGATAAGCGCAAAGAGCACCTAGTGTCAGTTCTTTGTAAGTACATGCTTAGAAGGACAAAGGAGGAGACCATTGGACATCTTATGATGGGAAAGGAAGACAATGTTGTGTTCTGTTCCATGAGTGAATTGCAAAGGCGGGTTTATAGGAGCATGTTGCAACTGCCAGACATCCAGTGCCTTGTAAATAAGGATCTTCCATGTAGTTGTGGCAGCCCTCTAAAACAGGTGGAATGCTGCAAAAGGATTGTGCCAGATGGAATTATATGGCCCTACCTTCATAGGGATAACCCTGAAGGTTGTGATTCGTGCCCCTATTGCCTTGTTCTTCCTTGCCTTGTGAAACTCCAACAG ATAAGCAATCACCTCGAGCTGATTAAGCCTAACCCTAGGGATGAACCGGATAAACAGAAGAAGGATGCAGAGTTTGCCTCTGCTGTCTTTGGTGCTGATGTAGATTTGGTGGGAGGAAATGCCCAAAGTGAAAATTTCATGGGCTTGAGCGATGTCAAACATTGTGGGAAAATGCAAGCATTAGAAAAGTTAATGTTTTCCTGGGCTTCACGAGGTGACAAAATTCTTCTCTTCAGCTATTCTGTCAG GATGCTGGACATACTGGAAAAATTTCTGATACGCAAAGGGCATAGCTTCTCGAGACTTGATGGTTCTACTCCAACTAACTTGCGTCAATCTTTGGTTGATGACTTCAACTCTAGTCCAAGCAAACAG gTGTTCCTTATATCAACTCGAGCTGGTGGGCTTGGATTGAATCTTGTCAGCGCAAATCGCGTAGTTATATTTGATCCAAACTGGAATCCTGCCCAAGACTTGCAGGCCCAAGACAGGTCGTTTCGTTTTGGACAGAAGCGGCATGTTGTGGTTTTCCGCCTTCTTGCAGCTGGTTCTTTTGAGGAACTTGTTTATTCCCGTCAAGTGTACAAACAGCAGCTGTCAAATATTGCTGTTTCAGGGAAGATAGAAAACCGGTATTTTGAAGGCGTTCAG GATTGCAAAGAATTTCAGGGTGAGCTTTTTGGTATTTGCAATCTGTTCCGTGATCTATCTGATAAGCTTTTTACCAGTGAAATCATTGAACTACATGAGAAACAGGGAAAGGGTGATGGACAATGCTCTACTACAATGCAAGAGTTGCCTGAACTTGGGACCTGTTTCCTTCATCCTGACCAAGCAGCTGTAACAACTTCATCAGCATGCGAAACCAGTGACAATGGGAATCATGAGAGTGTTACAAGGAAGAAACCTGTTCTTGAAGAGTTAG GTATTCTTTACACTCATCGGAACGAGGACATTGTCAATATTGGACCTGGAATTAGAAAGAACACAGAAGAAAGCATCCCTGGTAAAGATAGCATAAACAACCCTCCTGTTAAGCGGCGAAGGAAACCAGATGATGTAGGTGGGAAAAGGAATGATTTGCCATCCAAGGATTGGAAAAAGATCCAATATAGTCTCCTTGCTCAGTTCATGGGAATGGGGGAGGTTGAATTTAGCAAATGGGTTCTATCAGCAACCACTTCAGAGAGAGAAAATGCGCTTCGGGACTACaagaagaggaaggagaagatGCCTGATGGTTGA